One window from the genome of Haladaptatus paucihalophilus DX253 encodes:
- a CDS encoding SDR family oxidoreductase, which produces MSNEIERLLVAGASGGTGRELLRRLRDTDITVRAMTRSREKERTLSEDGADEVIVGDLLDPADASRAVADCNGVLCAVGSSPGLHALMGDLVDGTGVENLVHAAVAADVEHFVFESSIGVGDSREGIPAPFRFLLWRVLNAKNHAESVLRTSGVPYTIIRPGGLTNAPATGDVLVGEGGETVSGSIPRADVARLMLASLFTPEAENRTFEVVSRDGHRGTSRGLVELDWNVPGEKGIEIEE; this is translated from the coding sequence ATGTCGAACGAAATCGAGCGACTGCTCGTCGCGGGTGCCAGCGGCGGAACGGGACGTGAACTTCTCCGGCGACTGCGCGATACGGATATCACCGTCAGGGCGATGACTCGCTCGCGCGAGAAGGAGCGAACGCTGTCGGAAGACGGTGCGGACGAGGTTATCGTCGGCGACCTGCTGGACCCGGCGGACGCCTCCCGCGCCGTCGCCGACTGCAACGGCGTCCTCTGTGCTGTCGGGTCATCGCCGGGATTGCACGCTCTGATGGGCGACCTCGTGGACGGGACGGGCGTCGAGAACCTCGTCCATGCGGCCGTCGCCGCCGACGTCGAGCACTTCGTCTTCGAGAGTTCCATCGGCGTCGGCGACTCCCGTGAAGGGATTCCCGCCCCGTTTCGATTCCTCCTCTGGCGCGTCCTCAACGCGAAAAATCACGCCGAATCCGTGCTTCGGACCTCGGGTGTTCCGTACACCATCATCCGCCCCGGCGGACTGACGAACGCGCCCGCGACCGGTGACGTGTTGGTCGGCGAGGGCGGCGAAACCGTCTCCGGGTCCATCCCGCGTGCGGACGTCGCTCGACTGATGCTCGCCTCACTCTTTACGCCAGAAGCCGAGAACCGGACGTTCGAAGTCGTCAGTCGGGACGGCCACCGCGGAACGTCGCGGGGGCTGGTCGAACTCGATTGGAACGTCCCGGGCGAGAAAGGAATCGAAATCGAGGAATAA
- the carA gene encoding glutamine-hydrolyzing carbamoyl-phosphate synthase small subunit → MPGAYVALEGGHVVEARGRSPGTACGELVFTTAYTGYEESLTDPSYEEQVLTFSYPLIGNYGVREERFESDRVHPRAVVARELTEDVAEWLEAEGVPAVDHLDTRDLVGGIREQGAMKCGIAVGENATPEDALAELERCPGMSDHDDIGEQVSVSEHEIHPGDGDETDTTVALIDCGAKGSIIDSLVERGADVHVLPHDATAADVEGVDADVLFVSNGPGDPANFEAAQKLVETFVGELPLAGICLGQQIIARALGGTTEKMDFGHRGVNQPVRDLESGQVVMTTQNHGYTVADPGDLEVTQINVNDDTPEGLESDDLDILTRQYHPEANPGPNDTLGFFDDVLSMAPRRRLVAAD, encoded by the coding sequence ATGCCGGGTGCCTACGTCGCGCTGGAGGGTGGCCATGTGGTGGAAGCCCGTGGCCGTTCTCCGGGAACGGCTTGCGGAGAACTGGTTTTTACAACAGCATACACGGGTTACGAGGAGAGCCTCACCGATCCGTCCTACGAAGAACAGGTACTCACGTTCTCGTACCCCCTCATCGGGAACTACGGCGTCCGAGAGGAGCGCTTCGAGAGCGACCGAGTACACCCGCGCGCCGTCGTCGCGCGTGAACTGACCGAAGACGTCGCCGAGTGGCTCGAAGCCGAGGGCGTTCCCGCGGTGGACCACCTCGACACCCGCGACCTCGTCGGCGGGATTCGAGAGCAGGGTGCGATGAAGTGCGGTATCGCGGTCGGCGAGAACGCCACGCCCGAGGACGCGCTCGCGGAACTCGAACGCTGTCCGGGCATGAGCGACCACGACGACATCGGCGAGCAGGTCAGCGTCTCCGAACACGAGATTCACCCCGGTGACGGTGACGAGACCGACACGACCGTCGCGCTCATCGACTGCGGCGCGAAGGGGAGCATCATCGACTCGCTGGTCGAACGCGGTGCGGACGTCCACGTCCTCCCGCACGACGCGACCGCGGCCGACGTGGAGGGCGTCGATGCCGACGTGCTCTTCGTTTCGAACGGTCCGGGCGACCCTGCGAACTTCGAAGCGGCCCAGAAACTGGTCGAGACGTTCGTCGGCGAACTGCCGCTCGCGGGCATCTGCCTCGGACAGCAGATCATCGCCCGCGCGCTCGGCGGCACGACCGAGAAGATGGACTTCGGTCACCGCGGCGTCAACCAGCCCGTCCGCGACCTCGAATCTGGACAGGTCGTCATGACGACGCAGAACCACGGCTACACCGTCGCCGACCCCGGCGACCTCGAAGTCACGCAGATCAACGTCAACGACGACACGCCGGAAGGATTGGAGAGCGACGATCTCGATATCCTGACGCGCCAGTACCACCCCGAAGCCAACCCCGGACCGAACGACACCCTCGGATTCTTCGACGACGTTCTCTCGATGGCACCTCGACGGCGACTCGTCGCCGCGGACTAA
- a CDS encoding creatininase family protein — MTTNSNTELAEHSWPEVEAALDDGRRTVIVAVGSVEQHGPHLPLIMDTLAGDELAKRIAEKLGDALAAPTVRPGCSGHHMEFPGTITIPAAVLMDLIRAYCKSLDEHGFEHIVLVPTHGGNFAPVNTVAPEVARDIDANVIALADLADLMELQNEGLRKGGVEYQEDVIHAGAAETAMVLAIDEGLVRTDELEVGHEEEISVSRLLSEGFQSITENGVLGDPREGTTEAGEEILDTVASAYAERIDAEREAI; from the coding sequence ATGACGACGAATTCGAACACCGAACTCGCGGAGCACAGCTGGCCGGAAGTCGAAGCCGCCCTCGACGATGGAAGACGGACCGTTATCGTAGCGGTCGGGTCGGTCGAACAACACGGTCCGCATCTCCCGCTGATAATGGACACGCTGGCGGGCGACGAACTGGCGAAACGAATCGCGGAGAAACTCGGCGACGCGCTGGCCGCACCGACTGTTCGTCCCGGCTGTTCGGGGCATCACATGGAGTTCCCAGGAACGATAACGATTCCCGCGGCGGTGCTCATGGACTTGATTCGCGCGTACTGCAAGTCGTTGGACGAACACGGCTTCGAACACATCGTCCTCGTTCCGACTCACGGCGGCAACTTCGCACCCGTCAACACCGTCGCTCCGGAGGTCGCCCGCGACATCGACGCGAACGTCATCGCGCTCGCTGACCTCGCGGACCTCATGGAACTCCAGAACGAGGGCCTCCGAAAGGGCGGCGTGGAGTACCAAGAGGACGTGATTCACGCGGGGGCCGCGGAGACGGCGATGGTACTGGCGATAGACGAGGGGCTGGTCCGAACCGACGAACTCGAAGTCGGCCACGAGGAGGAGATTTCCGTCTCTCGGTTGCTGAGCGAGGGGTTTCAGTCCATCACCGAGAACGGCGTCCTCGGCGACCCGCGCGAAGGGACTACGGAGGCCGGTGAGGAGATTCTCGATACCGTCGCGTCGGCGTACGCGGAGCGAATCGACGCGGAGCGCGAGGCTATCTGA
- a CDS encoding cytochrome P450 gives MANRVPSGPEGVPFLGSSLQYADDPLGFMERVAREYGDVARIDVYGTEVYQVTDPAAIRRVLVTNAANYRKPSLGGDEGLGGLLGDGLLTSDGDHWQRQRKAMQPSFYGEKLDEYGEIIVRDTTELADSFSDGEHTDIHAEMSELTLRIVVESLLGARIDGMERAIREALMEVGERFQPGPQGFVPEEIPTPRNVRYRRAVDRLDRILREIRRQHEYTGDEDDLLGVLLDRRDDGALSDESVRNEMMTMLLAGHDTTALTLTYAWYLLSKHPEVAERFHDELDSVVEGTPTVADLADLDYLDNIVTETMRLYPPAYVVYRQAAAADELAGFHVPADTIVSTPQWVVHHDERFFSDSWEFRPERWTDEFRRDLPPFAYFPFGGGPRKCIGDGFAMREAKLVLATLGTRFEFDLVSTAPLDLVPLVTLHPANPVEVTVRAR, from the coding sequence ATGGCGAACCGGGTACCATCGGGACCGGAGGGGGTACCGTTTCTGGGGTCGAGCCTGCAGTACGCGGACGACCCGCTGGGGTTCATGGAGCGCGTCGCACGCGAGTACGGCGACGTGGCCCGCATCGACGTGTACGGGACGGAGGTCTACCAGGTGACCGACCCGGCGGCCATCCGACGCGTCCTCGTGACGAACGCCGCGAACTACCGCAAGCCGAGTCTGGGCGGCGACGAGGGACTCGGTGGTCTCCTCGGCGACGGTCTGCTGACCAGCGACGGCGACCACTGGCAGCGTCAGCGTAAGGCCATGCAACCGTCCTTCTACGGCGAGAAACTGGACGAGTACGGGGAGATAATCGTCCGCGATACGACCGAGTTGGCCGACTCGTTTTCCGACGGTGAGCACACCGACATCCACGCCGAGATGTCGGAACTCACCCTCAGAATCGTCGTCGAGAGCCTGCTCGGCGCTCGAATCGACGGGATGGAACGCGCGATTCGGGAAGCCCTGATGGAAGTCGGCGAGCGCTTCCAACCCGGTCCGCAGGGATTCGTCCCCGAGGAGATACCGACGCCGCGAAACGTGCGGTATCGCCGCGCCGTTGATAGATTGGACCGAATCCTTCGAGAAATCCGACGGCAACACGAGTACACCGGCGACGAGGACGACCTGCTCGGCGTGTTGCTCGACCGACGCGACGATGGAGCGCTCTCCGACGAGAGCGTCCGCAACGAGATGATGACGATGTTGCTCGCTGGCCACGACACGACGGCCTTGACGCTCACGTACGCGTGGTATCTGCTCTCGAAACACCCCGAGGTCGCGGAGCGATTTCACGACGAACTCGATTCGGTGGTGGAGGGGACGCCGACGGTCGCCGACCTCGCGGACCTCGATTACCTCGACAACATCGTGACGGAGACGATGCGACTGTATCCGCCCGCCTACGTCGTCTATCGGCAGGCGGCAGCGGCGGACGAACTCGCCGGATTCCACGTCCCGGCGGACACCATCGTCTCCACGCCGCAGTGGGTCGTCCACCACGACGAGCGGTTTTTCTCCGACTCGTGGGAATTCCGCCCCGAGCGTTGGACGGACGAGTTCCGCCGCGACCTCCCGCCGTTCGCTTACTTCCCGTTCGGCGGCGGCCCGCGCAAGTGTATCGGCGACGGCTTCGCCATGCGCGAGGCGAAACTCGTGCTGGCGACGCTCGGCACGCGATTCGAGTTCGACCTCGTTTCCACCGCGCCGTTGGACCTCGTTCCGCTCGTCACCTTGCACCCGGCAAATCCGGTCGAGGTGACGGTGCGAGCGCGGTAA
- the carB gene encoding carbamoyl-phosphate synthase large subunit — protein sequence MSEDTEDRTILLIGSGPIQIGQAAEFDYSGAQACRALQEEGARVVLVNSNPATIMTDPEMADEVYIEPITTEAIAEIIRKERPDGVIAGLGGQTGLNVTAELSEEGILDEYDVEIMGTPLDTIYATEDRDLFRERMQDLGQPMPRSTTITLDEGESVTELDEDALGERVEEAVETVGGLPVISRTTYTLGGSGSGVVHEMDELKERVRKGLRLSRNNEVLITESIEGWVELEYEVMRDADDSCIIICNMENLDPMGIHTGESTVVTPSQVIPDEGHQEMRDVALEVIRDLGIQGGCNIQFAWHDDGTPGGEYRVVEVNPRVSRSSALASKATGYPIARVTAKVALGKRLHEIENEITGETTAAFEPAIDYVVTKVPRWPKDKFDDVDFELSTAMKSTGEAMAIGRTFEESLLKALRSSEYEPDAEWDEISDDELETHYLERPSPDRPYAMFEAFERGYTAEQVADLTGIESWYVERYGRIAESVEAAQDGEFAPAAEKGFTNQEVAAMAGADVGSVETAAPERSFKQVDTCAGEFAASTPYYYSARSARETNVFGNDELQVNPDVESVVVVGGGPIRIGQGVEFDYCSVHAVRALREMGIEAHVVNNNPETVSTDYDTSDGLFFEPITAEEVADVIEATNADGVMVQFGGQTSVDIGHPLEEELERRDLDCKVLGTTVDAMDLAEDRDRFNRLMDDLGIEQPTGGSATSEEEALELAHDIGYPVLVRPSYVLGGRAMDIVYDDDELTEYIEEAVRVSPDKPILVDEFLADAVELDVDAVSDGENIVIGGIMEHVESAGVHSGDSACMIPTRSLSEETLSRVRDVTEDIARALDTVGLLNVQLAVQDGTVYVLEANPRSSRTVPFVSKATGVPIAKLAAKVMAGETLADLDAAEQIPEQTSVKEVVLPFDRLSGSDPRLGPEMKSTGEVMGTADSFGKAYEKAQSAASNALPTEGVAVVELDVDGFGDYYELAEFEDTAKAVREGKIDLLVSDDREALEMAVEEDITYFTTAASATAAVEALGARDEPICVQSVGDRPKVEREWGR from the coding sequence ATGAGTGAGGACACCGAGGACAGGACGATTTTGCTCATCGGAAGCGGACCCATCCAAATAGGGCAGGCAGCGGAGTTCGACTACTCCGGCGCACAGGCCTGCCGCGCGCTACAGGAAGAGGGGGCGCGAGTCGTTCTCGTGAACTCCAACCCGGCGACCATCATGACCGACCCGGAGATGGCCGACGAGGTGTACATCGAACCCATCACGACGGAAGCCATCGCCGAAATCATCCGGAAGGAGCGCCCGGACGGCGTTATCGCCGGACTGGGTGGACAGACGGGACTGAACGTCACCGCCGAACTCAGCGAGGAGGGCATCCTCGACGAGTACGACGTGGAGATAATGGGAACGCCCCTCGACACCATCTACGCCACCGAAGACCGCGACCTCTTCCGCGAGCGGATGCAGGACTTGGGCCAACCGATGCCGCGTTCGACGACCATCACGCTCGACGAGGGCGAATCGGTCACGGAGTTGGACGAGGACGCGCTGGGTGAACGAGTCGAGGAAGCAGTGGAAACGGTCGGCGGCCTCCCCGTCATCTCGCGGACGACCTACACCCTCGGCGGGTCCGGGTCCGGCGTCGTCCACGAGATGGACGAACTGAAAGAGCGCGTGCGGAAGGGGCTGCGCCTCTCGCGCAACAACGAGGTGCTCATCACGGAATCCATCGAGGGATGGGTCGAACTGGAGTACGAGGTGATGCGCGACGCCGACGACTCGTGTATCATCATCTGCAACATGGAGAACCTCGACCCGATGGGGATTCACACGGGCGAGTCCACCGTCGTCACGCCCTCGCAGGTCATCCCCGACGAGGGACACCAAGAGATGCGCGACGTGGCCCTCGAAGTCATCCGCGATTTGGGGATTCAGGGCGGGTGTAATATCCAGTTCGCGTGGCACGACGACGGCACGCCCGGCGGCGAGTACCGCGTCGTCGAAGTGAACCCGCGCGTCTCGCGTTCCTCGGCGCTGGCCTCCAAGGCGACGGGCTACCCCATCGCCCGCGTCACGGCGAAGGTCGCGCTCGGTAAGCGCCTGCACGAAATCGAGAACGAGATCACGGGCGAAACCACGGCGGCGTTCGAACCCGCCATCGACTACGTGGTGACGAAGGTTCCGCGCTGGCCCAAGGACAAGTTCGACGACGTGGACTTCGAACTCAGCACCGCGATGAAATCGACCGGCGAAGCGATGGCCATCGGGCGCACCTTCGAGGAGAGCCTCCTCAAAGCCCTCCGCAGTTCCGAGTACGAACCCGACGCGGAGTGGGACGAAATTTCCGACGACGAACTCGAAACCCACTATCTCGAACGGCCGAGCCCCGACCGCCCGTACGCCATGTTCGAGGCGTTCGAGCGCGGCTACACCGCCGAACAGGTCGCAGACCTGACCGGCATCGAATCGTGGTACGTCGAGCGCTACGGCCGCATCGCGGAATCGGTCGAGGCCGCACAGGACGGCGAGTTCGCCCCGGCGGCCGAGAAAGGGTTCACGAACCAGGAGGTCGCAGCGATGGCCGGTGCCGACGTCGGGTCGGTCGAGACGGCCGCACCCGAGCGCTCGTTCAAGCAGGTCGATACCTGTGCGGGCGAGTTCGCCGCCTCGACGCCGTACTACTACTCCGCGCGGTCCGCCCGCGAGACGAACGTGTTCGGCAACGACGAACTGCAGGTGAATCCCGACGTGGAGAGCGTCGTGGTCGTCGGCGGCGGCCCGATTCGCATCGGGCAGGGCGTCGAGTTCGACTACTGTTCGGTCCACGCGGTCCGCGCGCTCCGCGAGATGGGCATCGAGGCCCACGTCGTGAACAACAATCCGGAGACGGTTTCGACGGACTACGACACCTCCGACGGCCTGTTCTTCGAACCGATAACGGCGGAAGAGGTCGCCGACGTCATCGAGGCGACGAACGCCGACGGCGTGATGGTCCAGTTCGGCGGTCAGACCTCGGTCGATATCGGTCACCCGCTGGAGGAAGAACTCGAACGCCGGGACCTCGACTGCAAGGTCCTCGGCACCACGGTGGATGCCATGGACCTCGCGGAGGACCGCGACCGCTTCAACCGCCTGATGGACGACTTGGGAATCGAACAGCCGACCGGCGGGAGCGCGACGAGCGAGGAGGAAGCCCTCGAACTCGCGCACGACATCGGCTACCCCGTCCTCGTGCGTCCGTCCTACGTCCTCGGTGGCCGCGCGATGGACATCGTGTACGACGACGACGAACTCACGGAGTACATCGAGGAGGCGGTCCGCGTCTCGCCCGACAAACCCATCCTCGTGGACGAGTTCCTCGCCGACGCGGTGGAACTGGATGTGGACGCCGTTTCCGACGGCGAGAATATCGTCATCGGCGGCATCATGGAGCACGTCGAGAGCGCGGGCGTCCACTCGGGCGACTCGGCCTGCATGATTCCGACTCGCTCGCTGTCCGAGGAGACGCTCTCTCGCGTCCGTGACGTGACTGAAGACATCGCCCGCGCCCTCGATACGGTCGGGCTGCTCAACGTCCAGTTGGCCGTTCAGGACGGAACGGTCTACGTCCTCGAAGCCAACCCGCGTTCCTCGCGGACGGTACCGTTCGTCTCGAAGGCGACGGGCGTCCCGATAGCGAAACTCGCGGCGAAGGTGATGGCCGGGGAGACGCTTGCTGACCTCGATGCCGCCGAACAGATTCCCGAGCAGACGAGCGTGAAAGAGGTCGTCCTCCCGTTCGACCGCCTCTCCGGGTCCGACCCGCGCCTCGGCCCGGAGATGAAATCGACGGGTGAAGTGATGGGCACCGCCGACTCGTTCGGCAAGGCCTACGAGAAGGCCCAATCCGCCGCCTCGAACGCGCTTCCGACGGAGGGCGTTGCGGTCGTCGAACTCGACGTGGACGGCTTCGGCGACTACTACGAACTCGCCGAGTTCGAGGACACCGCGAAGGCGGTCCGGGAAGGCAAAATCGACCTCCTCGTGAGCGACGACCGCGAGGCATTGGAGATGGCTGTCGAGGAGGATATCACGTACTTCACGACCGCCGCCAGCGCGACGGCGGCGGTCGAAGCGCTCGGCGCGCGCGACGAACCGATTTGCGTGCAGTCGGTCGGCGACAGGCCGAAGGTCGAGCGCGAGTGGGGTCGCTAA
- a CDS encoding FxsA family protein, with the protein MWKRLLALLLLIPLLDGLFLIFVASQIGWMITVALVVLTALIGMMLVRAEGRHTIRRIQTDLARGDAPTNRIIDGGFLLVSGAFLLTPGLITDTLGFLFALPPTRAVFRTVAKKWVITPYLDKQTGGFATGNVYTFGFPNGGNVTGTGNSGNTTSSNGSSGDTYRVDSDAYDIDFDDDSEEKGNP; encoded by the coding sequence ATGTGGAAACGGTTGCTGGCGCTGTTGCTGTTGATACCGTTACTCGACGGGCTGTTCCTCATCTTCGTCGCCTCGCAGATCGGCTGGATGATCACCGTCGCGCTCGTCGTACTGACCGCCCTCATCGGCATGATGCTCGTCCGTGCCGAAGGGAGACACACCATCAGACGGATTCAAACCGACCTCGCACGCGGGGACGCCCCGACGAACCGAATCATCGACGGCGGCTTCCTGCTCGTCTCGGGTGCCTTCCTGCTCACGCCCGGCCTCATCACGGACACGCTCGGGTTCCTGTTCGCGCTCCCGCCCACGCGTGCGGTGTTCCGTACGGTGGCGAAAAAGTGGGTCATCACGCCCTACCTCGACAAACAGACCGGCGGATTCGCCACGGGCAACGTCTACACCTTCGGCTTCCCCAACGGCGGCAACGTCACCGGAACCGGAAATTCGGGCAACACGACCTCCTCGAACGGCTCCAGTGGTGACACGTACCGGGTAGATTCGGACGCCTATGATATCGATTTCGATGACGACTCGGAGGAGAAAGGAAACCCTTAA
- a CDS encoding peptidylprolyl isomerase — MADDLTATLHTNHGDIEVRLFDERAPRTVGNFVGLATGEREWTDPQSGDRMTDQPLYDDVLFHRVIDGFMIQGGDPTGTGRGGPGYQFDDEFHPELSHDGPGILSMANSGPNTNGSQFFITLDAQPHLDNRHAVFGEVIDGMDVVEEIGNVDTNPQDKPLDDVVLESVEIHD; from the coding sequence ATGGCAGACGACCTAACGGCCACGCTTCACACGAATCACGGCGACATCGAGGTTCGACTGTTCGACGAACGCGCACCCCGAACCGTCGGAAACTTCGTCGGTCTGGCGACCGGCGAGCGCGAATGGACGGACCCGCAGTCGGGCGACCGAATGACCGACCAACCGCTCTACGACGACGTACTCTTCCACCGCGTCATCGACGGCTTCATGATTCAGGGCGGCGACCCGACCGGAACCGGCCGCGGCGGTCCCGGCTACCAGTTCGACGACGAGTTCCACCCCGAACTCTCCCACGACGGTCCGGGCATCCTCTCGATGGCGAACTCCGGCCCGAACACCAACGGTTCGCAGTTCTTCATCACGCTCGACGCTCAACCGCACCTCGACAACCGCCACGCCGTGTTCGGCGAGGTCATCGACGGCATGGACGTCGTCGAAGAGATCGGCAACGTTGATACGAACCCGCAGGACAAACCGCTCGACGACGTGGTTCTCGAATCCGTCGAGATTCACGACTGA
- a CDS encoding Lrp/AsnC family transcriptional regulator, with protein sequence MDALDRQILNLLRRDARTPYTEIAEAVGTSEGTVRNRVERMTEDGVIERFTVTTHTGNVKAMIEIGVDVAVDTTRMSDTLAEWEQVDFVWQVSGEDDIVLVVDASDTQGVNQLITRARELEEVVSTKTRLILDERLG encoded by the coding sequence ATGGACGCACTCGACCGACAGATACTGAATCTCCTCCGGCGAGACGCCCGCACACCGTACACAGAGATAGCCGAAGCGGTCGGAACGTCGGAAGGGACCGTTCGAAATCGAGTCGAACGCATGACCGAGGACGGCGTTATCGAGCGGTTCACGGTTACGACCCACACGGGGAACGTGAAAGCGATGATAGAAATCGGCGTGGACGTGGCCGTCGACACGACGAGGATGTCCGACACGCTCGCGGAGTGGGAACAGGTCGATTTCGTCTGGCAGGTCAGCGGCGAGGACGACATCGTGCTCGTCGTGGACGCCTCCGACACGCAAGGCGTGAACCAACTCATAACCCGCGCGCGGGAGTTGGAGGAAGTTGTGAGTACGAAGACTCGATTGATTTTGGACGAGCGACTCGGCTAG
- a CDS encoding DUF255 domain-containing protein translates to MDDSAERTKVEWREWGDAAFEEAREEDKPVLLSLSARWCSWCHEMDETTYALPTLAANVNDSFIPVRADIDRQPRVRERYNMGGFPTTVFLTPEGEHLTGATFLDANTMRQVVGQVRDLWKHKGREASQVPRTVRDQNPPAGEVTDEIERLLVGQVEDRFDPTNGGWGDDAKFPLPRTVEFALKRDRKRALATLSPITANLYDDYEGGFFRYAGTREWNDVHREKMLDVNAALLRAYANAYLYTGEERYRDPAAKTVEYLTTTLWEGDAFGGSQRPGDGYYEGDVSDRESREAPAVDFTAFADRNALAADALLTYTAYTDDEHARRYAERTLDFLASYVEDGAVVHYRDGDEEGERGLLADQATVIRAFVTAAQVLGDEEGYLDIARSVADHAIDTLQTDDGAFIDGPEEGPGLLDRSLRPVDDNAAIADALVDLAMLTGEEAYEDAARDAIGAFAGAADRIGVQVAGYATAASRLCRPPLRVVVATEPGSNLHRAALRLADHEKVVVLAPDGEYERGTARLVDGETVSDAATSPAELSELAASFF, encoded by the coding sequence ATGGACGACTCTGCGGAACGGACGAAAGTCGAGTGGCGCGAGTGGGGTGACGCGGCGTTCGAGGAGGCGCGGGAGGAAGACAAACCCGTCCTGCTCTCGCTGTCGGCGCGCTGGTGTTCGTGGTGCCACGAGATGGACGAGACGACCTACGCGCTGCCGACGCTGGCGGCGAACGTCAACGACTCATTCATTCCGGTTCGGGCCGACATCGACCGTCAGCCGCGCGTCAGGGAGCGATACAACATGGGCGGCTTCCCGACGACGGTGTTCCTCACGCCCGAAGGCGAACACCTGACCGGCGCGACATTCCTCGACGCGAACACCATGCGCCAGGTCGTCGGACAGGTACGGGACCTCTGGAAGCACAAGGGACGCGAGGCGTCGCAAGTCCCGCGAACCGTCCGCGACCAGAACCCCCCAGCGGGCGAGGTCACGGACGAAATCGAGCGCCTGCTGGTCGGTCAGGTGGAAGACCGGTTCGACCCGACCAACGGCGGTTGGGGAGACGACGCGAAGTTTCCGCTTCCCCGGACCGTCGAGTTCGCGCTGAAACGGGACCGGAAGCGAGCGCTCGCCACGCTCTCGCCCATCACGGCGAACCTCTACGACGACTACGAGGGCGGCTTCTTCCGATACGCCGGAACCCGCGAGTGGAACGACGTTCACCGCGAGAAGATGCTCGACGTGAACGCCGCGCTGTTGCGCGCCTACGCGAACGCCTACCTGTACACGGGCGAGGAACGCTACCGCGACCCCGCCGCGAAGACCGTCGAGTACCTGACGACGACGCTCTGGGAGGGCGACGCCTTCGGCGGCAGCCAGCGACCCGGCGACGGCTACTACGAGGGCGACGTGAGCGACCGCGAGAGCCGGGAAGCCCCGGCGGTCGATTTCACGGCCTTCGCCGACCGGAACGCGCTCGCCGCCGACGCCCTGCTCACCTACACCGCCTATACGGACGACGAACACGCCCGCCGCTACGCCGAGCGGACCCTCGATTTCCTCGCATCGTACGTCGAGGACGGCGCGGTCGTCCACTACCGCGACGGCGACGAGGAGGGCGAGCGGGGCCTGCTCGCCGACCAAGCCACCGTGATTCGAGCGTTCGTCACCGCCGCGCAAGTGCTCGGGGATGAGGAGGGCTATCTCGACATTGCCCGCTCCGTCGCCGACCACGCCATCGACACGCTACAGACGGACGACGGCGCGTTCATCGACGGGCCGGAGGAGGGACCGGGCCTGCTCGACCGGTCGCTCCGCCCCGTGGACGACAACGCCGCAATCGCGGACGCGCTGGTCGATTTGGCCATGCTGACGGGCGAGGAAGCGTACGAAGACGCGGCACGGGACGCCATCGGCGCGTTCGCCGGTGCGGCGGACAGAATCGGCGTGCAGGTGGCTGGCTACGCAACCGCCGCGTCTCGGCTGTGTCGTCCGCCCCTGCGAGTCGTCGTCGCCACCGAACCGGGTTCGAACCTGCATCGCGCCGCGCTTCGTCTCGCCGACCACGAGAAGGTGGTCGTGCTCGCCCCCGACGGCGAGTACGAGCGGGGCACCGCCCGCCTCGTCGATGGCGAAACGGTCTCGGACGCGGCGACGTCGCCCGCGGAGTTGAGTGAACTTGCGGCGAGTTTCTTCTGA